Proteins from one Pseudomonadota bacterium genomic window:
- the fliJ gene encoding flagellar export protein FliJ produces RRVQEDASARELRIVSEELQDAEHQLTRLKQSQQEHERQWLAIEQQGISSMEISLHRQYALHLYRNISTQGIQVTEIKARLDLKRQELIEKMKQRRLLERLKEKRFQEYLVAEYRTERKQIDELAVSRTFSR; encoded by the coding sequence CGCCGGGTCCAGGAAGATGCCAGCGCCCGGGAGTTGAGAATTGTCAGTGAGGAACTGCAGGATGCTGAGCATCAGTTGACCCGGCTGAAACAAAGTCAGCAGGAACATGAGCGGCAATGGCTTGCCATTGAGCAGCAGGGGATCAGCAGTATGGAAATTTCCCTGCACCGTCAGTATGCTCTCCATCTGTATCGTAATATTAGTACCCAGGGTATACAGGTCACCGAAATAAAAGCCAGGCTGGACTTGAAACGCCAGGAATTGATCGAAAAGATGAAACAACGGCGCCTGCTGGAACGACTGAAGGAAAAAAGATTTCAGGAATATCTGGTTGCCGAATACCGAACGGAACGAAAACAAATTGATGAACTGGCGGTCAGCCGTACTTTTTCCCGCTAA